Within Sulfurovum xiamenensis, the genomic segment ATAGACCTGATCTCATTCTCAGCGGGCATACACACGGTGGACAGATCTGGCCTTTCGGGCATTTGGTCAGACTGCAGCAGCCCTATGTCAAAGGACTGCATAGACTTTCCAATGGCAGCCACCTGTATGTCAATAGCGGTATCGGGTTTTGGGGACCGCCTATGAGACTGGATTCACAAGCCGAGATCGCCTACATTGTTTGATCTCACTCGTCTCATCTGCTCACCATAAGGCAATTTATAACCTCCCATACGATATAATCTGCCTAATTACTATACAAGAGAAACAGATGAACTTACATAAAGAAATATATATCCCTAAACCAAGTCCACATGACCCCGATAATCTAGGGCATTTTGGCAGCCTTGAAAATGGGCAGGTAGGTTTTGGTGGACGTTTTGTGCCTGAAACATTGATGCCGGCACTTGAGAAGCTTCGACTTGACTATGAAGCCGTACGTTTTGATAAAGAGTTTTGGGCAGAAGTGGACCATTACTACAAAAACTACGTAGGTCGTCCCTCTTCGCTCTACTTCGCGGAAAACCTCTCTAAAGAACTTGATGCAAAGATCTACCTAAAGCGTGAAGACCTTAACCATACAGGTGCACATAAGATAAACCACACGGTAGCCCAAGCGATACTTGCAAAGCGACTGGGTAAGAAAAAAGTGATCGCAGAGACCGGTGCAGGTCAACATGGTGTAGCTACAGCTACGGTTGCCGCACTCTTTGGGCTGGAGTGTGAAATATTTATGGGTGCCAAAGATGCTGCACGCCAGGAATTGAACGTTTTCCGTATGAAACTGCTTGGTGCAAAAGTGCATGCCGTTGAATCTGGAAGTAAAACACTCAAAGATGCGATGAATGAGGCCATTAGACACTGGGTGACCAATGCACGTGATACCTACTATATCATCGGTACAGTAGCAGGTCCACACCCTTATCCAATGATGATACGTGACATTCAGTCTATCATAGGATGGGAAGCGAAGCAACAGCTCAATGCAGTGGAAGGATGTCTGCCGGACAAAGTGATCGCCTGCATCGGTGGAGGGTCTAATGCCCTTGGTATTTTCAATCACTTCTTAGAAGATGAAAGCGTAGAGTGTATCGGTATAGAAGCTGGTGGACTAGGACTTGACTCCAAACATGGCTGCTCACTTGCGAAAGGAAGCCCGGGTGTACTTCACGGTCAACTGAGCTACATCCTTCAGGATGAAGATGGTCAGGTACAGGAAGCACATTCCATCTCAGCAGGACTTGACTACCCGGGTATAGGACCGGAGCATTCATTTTTAAAAGATGAAGGTATCGCTAAATATGACTATATAACAGATGATGAAGCCTTGGATGCATTTGTATGGCTTTCTCAGGCAGAGGGTATCATTCCTGCCTTTGAAAGTTCACACGCCATTGCCTACCTTAAAAAGATGAAACCAGATGAGATCAAAGGTAAAACGATCCTGATCAATCTTTCAGGACGTGGTGATAAAGATATGATACAGGCAAAAGATATACTCAAAGACCAGTTTGCCTAAACATCACAACCTATACATCGGTCATATACCTATTGCTGATGACGACAGATAATGGTATCTGCACGAGATAGGAAAACATGATAGGTAGAAGCATTGAAACACCAAAGGTACTTGCCGAAAAGGTAGAAAGCACCAAAGCCAAGGTGATGTATCGTGTAATACTTTGCCAAAATGCTGCTCTCTCCTGCGGTGAGTCCAAATTATAGATCAATTTTGAAACTATCAATACAAGCAGATAGAACACCGCTACTGCAATCAGAGCGATAAAGAAAAGTTCCGGTTCAAAATCATAAATGTCGATCAACTGTTGGGAACTCTGTAAACCGAACAGATAGAATAAAATGATAAAGATACTGATACGGCTGATAAATTTACTGTAAGTTTCGATCCATGTAAGCAATGGTTTTATTAAGAGTACCACCCTGCTTGCCAAGAAAGGTATCACGATTAAAAGTGTGATCACCGGTTCTACAAATCTACTGATAGTGATCTTCTCATCATAGGTCACCCCAAAGTGCCCTGCACTATACGTAGCAAAAAGATGCAACATCAATAATGAGAGTGAAACAAAAACAAGATTAATGAAAAGAAGCAAGAAACCTAAAGAGGTGTCAGCATTGGATCTTTTGATCCAATGCATGACCATACCTCCACCACTCAATACAGCAAGTAAAAACAAGCCTGCAGTAATGCCAAAATCATTCGTTATAAATCCGATAACCAGTGCAAATATCGGTAAAAGCAGATAGTTAATAATAAATCCTTTAAAAAGAACTGACCTATACTCCCATACCAGCATAGTATCTCTTAACTTGAATTTAAAAAGTGATGGCATGATGAGTGTAAGACCTGCAAAGAGGCAAATGTTTTTATCGAAAATAAACCCATCTGTCATATTACCATACATAAAACCCATTAGTGCTCCTGCTATCACAATAACAATTAACAGCATCATCTCTCCTTGCAATCTTTTTACATAGTATACTACAAAAAGTATCTTTAGTCTTTTTAAAAGGGGGCGTCTTGTTTATTCTCATAACGCGTATTTACCAATATTTTGCTATACTCCATAGAATAAAACAAACCAAAGGCTATCCATGAATTTTGAATTAACACAACTCTCTGTGGCAGATATCCAAGGCGATATAGAAGTCATCATTGTCATCGACAAAAATACAGATCATACGTTCGTACAAGATAAAAAACTCTTAAAAAAAGCAGGTTTTGAAGGTGGACAGGATGAAACGTGTTTCCTTGTAAGTAAAGACAGACTCTATGTGGGTGCAGACTCAACACGCAGTAAAGATATCAGAACGGCTGCAGCCAATGCCATTAAAGCACTCAATGGAAAAGAGTACAAATCTATCAAAATTGCAACCTATCTCTCCAGTGAGAAATGTACGAACTCTCTTCGTGCTATGGTGGAAGGCTTTGTCCTGGGTGCATACACATTTGAGAATTATAAAACAAAAAAAAGTAAGAAGAAGATCAAACATATCTCTATCTCACTTGAAGAGTATAACGGATACAAGGTAGATGTAGAAAAAGCTTCTACAGTCATCCATAAAGCACAGATTATAGCTGATGCCACTAACTTCACACGTAACATCGTCAACACAACACCTGATGACTGTTATCCGAATGTCATGGCAGAGATCGCTGAGACCATGGCAGATGAAACAGGCCTGAAGTGTAAAGTACTTAAGCCCAAAGAGCTGAGAAAAGAGAAGATGGAGACACTGCTTGCTGTGGCACGTGCAAGCCGACATAGACCAAGGGTCATACACCTTGCACACAAGCCAAAAGATGCAAAATGTGTCGTGACCCTAGTAGGTAAAGGTCTTACCTATGACAGTGGTGGACTAAGCCTTAAGCCTGCTGACTTCATGGTGACGATGAAGTCGGACAAGAGTGGTGGTTCAGCGGTCATCGGTATCATGAAAGCCGTAGCAGAAATGAACTTGCCTGTAGAGGTACATGGTTTTGTAGGTGCCGTAGAGAATATGATTGGCGGGGATGCCTATAAACCTGATGATGTACTGGTAGCAAAGAATGGCAAAACGATCGAGGTACGCAACACGGATGCCGAAGGCCGTTTGGTCCTTGCAGACACACTCTGCTATGCACAGCAGGAGGTCAAAGCGGATTACCTCTTCGATCTTGCGACACTTACAGGTGCCTGTGTAGTGGGTGTAGGAAACTATACATCAGGTATTATGGGGAACTCTGATGACATGAAATCACTTGTTGTAGATGCAGCAAAACGTTCAGGAGAATTGGCCACTGCCTTAGACTTTAACCCTTACCTCAAAAAGACGATCAAGTCTGAGATAGCAGATGTATGCAATATTTCCAATACACGTTATGGAGGAGCGATCACAGCGGGTCAATTCCTCTCGGAGTTCATCGATGAAGACCATAAAGAAAAATGGGCGCATATTGATATCGCAGGTCCTGCATTTGTAGAACATGCATGGGGAGAAAACCCTTTTGGTGCTTCTGGTGCCGGAGTGAGAATGATGGTAAAACTTATTGAAAAACTCTCTGAGGATGATAAATAATCGGCATCCTAGAGAACAAGAGAGTGTTACATCGTTTTACTCTTTTGTGAGTTTAAGATGACATGCCAATGCCTCTTCTGCCAGCATATCAGCAATAGTATCTCTGCTATTGATGATATGTTTGATACCTAACGCTGAGATAAACTCTTCTTCTGCATGATTGTTTACACTTACGATACTATTGATATCACGATTGAATGAAGCAATATTTTCACAGATCAATTGTCTCTGTATCTCATTTTCTACCGTGACAATGATGGCATTACAAGCATTAACATTAAAATGTGACAAAACCATTTTCTGTGCGGCATTGGCAAAATAAATGGCTTCTTCACCTTTTGCTATTACATCATCCACTACCTTCACATCATGCTCAAGTATGACGTAAAGTAGATTTCTTTCTTTAAACATTTTGACAAGTTTTTGTCCTACCGGTCCATATCCACATATAATAATATGATTTCTATATGTACCACCTATAAGTGCACGGTCACGTAATGCCATAGGCTCTTTGTGAAGCATATCTGCAATCTTTTTAATATTTTTCAGTACAAAAGGTGTCAATATCATTGAAAAAATGACCGTAATGATCATGATCTGATTGAGTTCATTAGAGATGAGATTATTGGCATATGCAAGTGCAAACACAGCTAAGGCAAATTCTCCTACCTGAAACAGTGCCAATGCCGTTTTAAGTGCAGTTCTCGTCTGTACAAACACGCGTAAAATACCAAAGATCACTAAACCTTTAAAGAGCATAATACCTACAAGTAACCCAAATATAACATCTCCGTAATTCACAAGAGAATGCCAATCGATCAACATCCCTATCGTAATAAAAAAGACGCCTAAAAGGATATCTCTAAAGGGTATCAGGTCTGTTTCTATACGATAACGATACTTTGTTTCAGATATTATCATTCCTCCAAGGAATGCTCCCAATGAGTAGGAAAAACCAAATATATCTGCCAAATAGGAAGCACTCATAACAATAAGCAATACCGCAACCAGAAAAATCTCTTCTGAACCTGATGCTGTGATCCAGCCAAAGAATCGTTCAAGAAAATATTTACCGAAAAGAAAGAGAATTGAAAATACCACAATAGCACTTCCAAAAGTTTCAACCAGGAGAATGGACAAGGACTCAGTTTCAGAAGTGAAAAAAGAGACCATTAAAAGTATCGGAATAACAGCTAAATCCTGATACAGTAGAATGCCAAGCGTTGTACGTCCATAGCCTGAATGTATTTGATTGTTTTCATTAAGGATCTTCAGAACGATCGCTGTAGAGGAGAGTGCAAGTGCAAAACCTATGACGATAGCACTTCTAATATCCAGATCAAAAGCAAAGGAACCTAGTAATGTGAATAGAACCCCTGAAATGATAACTTGCATCGCACCATAAACGAAAACCTCTTTTTTCATCCTTTTGAGGTGGTTAACTGAAAATTCCAATCCTATAGTAAACATTAAAAATACAATTCCAAATTCTGCCAAATGAGATAACATTTCTCTGGAATCATTGGCAAAATGGAAAATTGATGAGATAGTAAAACCAGTGATAACATACCCTATAATCGTTGGTATATCAAATCTTTTTAGGACAACATTGAGTACTGTTGCTATACCAATCGTAATAATTAATATCAGTAAAGCATTTTCCATTGATCTTCCTGTTTTTTTTTGATTCTGTCTCACTTGTATTTTTTTATCATAGCAAAAGTGTATGTAAAATAGATAAATTTTCTATAAATCATCTATGATCATCATGAATAAAATGACATCTGATAGGAACTAACCCCCTCTTCACCAATATTTCGCTAAAATCGCGGTAATCATATTATCATAATTAAGGAATACCATGGGACTAGGCATCGGACTTGTTGGACTACCAAATGTAGGAAAATCTACGACTTTTAACGCACTCACTAAAGCACAAAATGCAGAAAGTGCAAACTATCCGTTCTGTACCATCGAGCCAAATAAAGCGGTGGTACCTGTACCAGACAATAGACTGGATGAACTTGCAAAGATCGTTAACCCTGAAAGAATACAACACTCAACGATTGATTTCGTTGATATCGCCGGGCTTGTAGCCGGTGCGAGTAAAGGTGAAGGTCTGGGAAATAAATTTCTTGGAAATATCCGTGAAACAGAAGTGATCCTGCACATTGTAAGATGTTTTCATGATGAGAACATTGTTCATACAGAAGGTTCTATCGACCCTATCAGAGATGTTGAGATCATTGAGCAGGAGCTTCTCTTTGCCGATATCGATGCAGTGCTCAAACGTATAGAGATGCTAAAAAAGAAAGCAAGAGGAAACGACAAGGATGCAAAAGAACAGCTTGAAGTCGCTGAAGCACTCCTGGCACATATAGAAGAAGGCCATCCGGTATCTACGTTTGCAGACAAAGAGAGTGATGGCTTTTTGGCGATGAACAAGGATCTGCGTCTTCTTACATCAAAACCGATCATCTATGGTGCAAATGTCGATGAAGATGGTCTGAGTGAAGACAATGAATATGTAAAAAAACTCAAAGCCTATGCAGCAGAACGAAATTCAGAAGTGATCAAACTGTGTGCCAAAGTAGAAGAAGATATGGTAGACTTTGATGATGAAGAGAGAGAGGAGATGCTTGCAGAACTTGGTGTTGAAGAGAGTGGTCTGGACCAGATCATACACAAAGGTTTTGACACACTTGGCCTGATGAGCTACTTTACCGCAGGTGTCAAAGAGGTACGTGCATGGACCATACGTAAGGGGACGACAGCACCTAAAGCTGCAGCAGTCATTCATAATGACTTTGAAAAAGGTTTCATCCGTGCGGAGGTTATCAGCTATGAAGACTTTATCGCTTGTGGAGGAGAAGCCGGTGCAAAAGAGGCTGGTAAAAGCAGACTGGAAGGTAAAGAGTACATCGTACAAGATGGCGATGTGATGCACTTTAGATTTAACGTGTAATAAAGGACCATGATGAGAAAATTACTATTCATTGGATTGATCGGGTTTGCTTTAGTTGGCTGTGATAGTAAAAAAGGTACCTTTCTTGAAACAGTAAAAAGTGAAAATGATCACACTACTTCAGTAGCCAGACTGGAAAAACTCATCATGGATCAAGGGCTTACCCATTTCAGTACCATGGATCATAGAGCCAATGCAAGAAATGTCAATATGAATTTGAAACCTGAAACGGTTGTGGTCTTCGGTAATCCAAAGATGGGAACGGTTCTGATGAACTGTAACCCTTCTATGGGCTTGGACCTGCCTCTTCGCATACTTGTTACTACGAACTATGAGGGTGAAACAAGCTTTATTTATACCAATCCGGAATACTGGTCATTAAAACACAATGTTAAAGACAAAAATTGTTTAAACATACTGACAAAAGCTAAAATAGCATTAGCCGCCCTTGCCCAGGAAGCAGGTAAAAAATAATGCAGATCAATACAAATGAAATACTCTACCGTATACAAAAAGCACTGAATTTAACAACAGAAGAGATGTTAGAAGCCTATAGGCTTGAAGACTTTCCTATGGATGCTTCACATTTGGAGTCTCTTCTCAAACGCCGTCAAGACAAAGATTTCATACCGGCCAGTTATGAAGAGTTAGGTGTATTCTTAGATGGAATGGTCACACTTAAAAGAGGTCCATCTCCGAAAAAACAAAATGATGAGGAAGCGGTAGAGCTGACCAACAACCTCATACTCAAAAAGCTTCGTATCGCTCTGGAACTCAAAGAAGCAGAGACAGAGATCATCTTTGGTCTAGCAGATGTTGAACTCAGCAAACAGCAACTCGCTTCCCTTTTTCGAAAAGAAGGGCATAAGAACTTTAAGGCATGCTCTGATGAACTGCTCATGGCCTTTCTAGAAGGTTTGGATGAGTTTTACTATACGGGAGAGATAGAGTAGATCCCGCTCTACCATGTGATGCACTTAAAAAAATCCCTTCAAACTATCAAAAGTGAACTAGTAAAAAACGAAGAGATACTCAAACACCTCCAAAAAAGCCACCCTCACCTGGCCCACCTCTCAGAAGATCAAATATTAAAATACTTTAATGTTCAGAGCCTTCATGAACTGAATGGGCATATGGAACAGATAAAAAAGTCTCAAGAACTCCAAGTTGACCTCACTGTACAAAAAAAGGAAGTATGTACCTGCAGAGACAGTCATGGAGAGATCAAAGACCTTTATGACTCTGAAGTATCTGCCAAAGAGCAGATAGCTACACTATCCAAGGAAAAACAATTACAGCTTAGTGTTTATAGATGTCCTTATAGCTCTGGATGGCATTTGACCAAAGGGTAAAGCTAAACCTTCAAAACCAACTTCACAGGACAGTGGTCACTTCCCATAATATGATCCAGGATATCCGCATCGACGATCCTCTCTTTGAGATCATCTGAAACAAAGAAATAATCGATCCTCCACCCCACGTTTTTGCCCCTGGCTCCCGCTCTGTAACTCCACCAGCTGTAACGGTCTGTTTCATCGCCTTTTACATGTCTAAAGGTATCGATATAGCCATTGCTGAGGAGTTTGTCTAGCCATTCCCGTTCCATCGGTAAAAAACCGGAGGTCTTTTCATTGGCTTTAGGTCGGGCGAGGTCGAACTCTTTGTGGGCTGTATTGACATCACCGCATACAATAATGGACTTACCTTCATCCCTTAAGGTATTGATATGCTCTAAGAAACGGTCATAAAATGCCATTTTGTACTCCAAACGCTCATCGTCACGCTGTCCATTGGGGAAATAGACATTGAAATAGGCGATATCTCCAAAGTGGTATTCATTGATGCGTCCTTCATCCAAGATATCCACATGCGAACAACAAGATGCTTCACCCTTGATATCTGTATAGAGTGCTACACCTGACTGTCCTTTATTTGATGATGAGTTGATACTTTGAAATTTGTATTCCCTCTCAAAGATAGTCTCAGGGATCTGATCTGCTTCTGCTTTGATCTCCTGCAGCCCCAAAAAATCCACATTTTCTTCATCGATCCACTTGAGTGCCTCTTTCTTCTCTACCGCCCTGATACCGTTCACATTCCAAGATATAAAGGTTAGTGTATTGCGCTCTGACATTTCATCTCCCTGATACAAATTTAACTGAGTCTCATAAAACTTATTCATAATTTTGATAGAATAATACCAAAAGAGACTTCAAAGAAAAAGGGCAGCTATGGCACAAGAGGATAAAGAACGTTGGGATGAAAAATGGCGAAACAAGCCAATGCCAGATGAACCCATCAAACTTGTCAGTGACTATGCTTCACTGGCTCCAGGACTAGAGGCACTTGACATAGCCTGCGGTATGGGAAGGCATAGCAGATATCTTGCTTCCAAAGGATTTGAGGTCGATGCACTTGATATCTCTTCTGTGGCTATAGATCAGCTTCAGAACATCCCTCATATCCATGCAAAAGAAGTGGATTTTGATACCTATACCCTCCCCAAAGAGAAATATGACCTTATTATCTGTACCTATTTTCTAGAGCGTAGACTCTTCCCACAGATGATAGATGCTCTTAAGCCCAACGGTATCATTCTGATGGAAACCTTTTTACATCATCCTGACAATGAGCGTACCACATCCAATCCTGCTTTTCTTCTGAATGAAGGTGAACTAGAAGCCACTTTTGATGAAACATGTGAACTTTTACAACTACCTGAGTTTTGGGATGAAGACTACCAAGGGTACAGAACGATGAAAACGTCTATGGTCGCTAAAAAGAAAGCAGCGGTTTGAGATAAAAACTTTTAGATTAGTCCATTTGAGATCAGTTTACGATACTGACCGGTGTACCTTTACGTACCTTGTTAAAAATGGTTTTTGATACTTTATAAGGAAGTCTGATACACCCATTGCTTCCAGGATACCGTTTCACATATTTACTTGCATGAAGACCGATACCACCACTTGTAAGCCGCATCCAATTCTTAAGTGATGCACCTACATATTTGGCTTTTTTACCTTTATATTTTCTTCTGTCACCTTTGTAGACCAACTTCTTGCCCCGATACATTTTACCAAAGATAGTAGAACGCTTATCTGCTATCTTCTCCTTGATACAAAATGTCCCTTTGGGTGTACTTTGATTTCGGATGATCCCAGTATTAGGTTCAAGCTTTCTTTTGGCCCCAGTCGTACAAGGTGCACAAAGTGCTACTTTATCATCGACATAAAGCCTTATTCTTTGCTCTGAGATATCTACTTTTAATTTTGTATTTCTTCCATTTGCTTTACTGAGCAGTTTTTTATCTTCATAGATACTGTAACTTTTTCTCAAGTTTGTGTGTTTTCTAAAGTCAGCATAGTTGTTATACTTCATCAATTTTACATGTTTGACTTGTTTATCTTTAGGGAATTTGATATTTTTAGAAATTTTATCAAGTTTGGATTTGGTTTCTTTTCCTACCCAGCCATCTGTATGAGTCAGCCCATAATACGTTTGAAAAGCGATAACCGCTTCTTTTGTCTTCTCTCCCCATCTACCGTCAACCTTGAGTTTCGCATTGATGTGTTTATCTCTATTCAGTGCAATTTGAAGATTCCGTACAGTGTTAAAATCATTTGTACATTGTATGGTTTGGGTACCGTCACACATATCATCATGTGTTTTAAAATAATTCTTGGCGTTTGCCATGGAAATAAGCGTAAAAAGGGTCAAGAGGATCTTTATGAAGGGCAAAATGGTATCTCCGGAAAATTATGATAGTAATTATTATACTGTTTTTCCATTAAGCCATTCTAACCTGAGTTTGAGAGATCTCAGATCAAAAATGATGTTACCACTCCTATAAGGCCACCGAAAACACCGCCCCACACCACAAGCCATCCTAAATGTTCCTTGATCAGATCTTGTACCAGTTC encodes:
- the trpB gene encoding tryptophan synthase subunit beta; its protein translation is MNLHKEIYIPKPSPHDPDNLGHFGSLENGQVGFGGRFVPETLMPALEKLRLDYEAVRFDKEFWAEVDHYYKNYVGRPSSLYFAENLSKELDAKIYLKREDLNHTGAHKINHTVAQAILAKRLGKKKVIAETGAGQHGVATATVAALFGLECEIFMGAKDAARQELNVFRMKLLGAKVHAVESGSKTLKDAMNEAIRHWVTNARDTYYIIGTVAGPHPYPMMIRDIQSIIGWEAKQQLNAVEGCLPDKVIACIGGGSNALGIFNHFLEDESVECIGIEAGGLGLDSKHGCSLAKGSPGVLHGQLSYILQDEDGQVQEAHSISAGLDYPGIGPEHSFLKDEGIAKYDYITDDEALDAFVWLSQAEGIIPAFESSHAIAYLKKMKPDEIKGKTILINLSGRGDKDMIQAKDILKDQFA
- a CDS encoding leucyl aminopeptidase — protein: MNFELTQLSVADIQGDIEVIIVIDKNTDHTFVQDKKLLKKAGFEGGQDETCFLVSKDRLYVGADSTRSKDIRTAAANAIKALNGKEYKSIKIATYLSSEKCTNSLRAMVEGFVLGAYTFENYKTKKSKKKIKHISISLEEYNGYKVDVEKASTVIHKAQIIADATNFTRNIVNTTPDDCYPNVMAEIAETMADETGLKCKVLKPKELRKEKMETLLAVARASRHRPRVIHLAHKPKDAKCVVTLVGKGLTYDSGGLSLKPADFMVTMKSDKSGGSAVIGIMKAVAEMNLPVEVHGFVGAVENMIGGDAYKPDDVLVAKNGKTIEVRNTDAEGRLVLADTLCYAQQEVKADYLFDLATLTGACVVGVGNYTSGIMGNSDDMKSLVVDAAKRSGELATALDFNPYLKKTIKSEIADVCNISNTRYGGAITAGQFLSEFIDEDHKEKWAHIDIAGPAFVEHAWGENPFGASGAGVRMMVKLIEKLSEDDK
- a CDS encoding cation:proton antiporter, which encodes MENALLILIITIGIATVLNVVLKRFDIPTIIGYVITGFTISSIFHFANDSREMLSHLAEFGIVFLMFTIGLEFSVNHLKRMKKEVFVYGAMQVIISGVLFTLLGSFAFDLDIRSAIVIGFALALSSTAIVLKILNENNQIHSGYGRTTLGILLYQDLAVIPILLMVSFFTSETESLSILLVETFGSAIVVFSILFLFGKYFLERFFGWITASGSEEIFLVAVLLIVMSASYLADIFGFSYSLGAFLGGMIISETKYRYRIETDLIPFRDILLGVFFITIGMLIDWHSLVNYGDVIFGLLVGIMLFKGLVIFGILRVFVQTRTALKTALALFQVGEFALAVFALAYANNLISNELNQIMIITVIFSMILTPFVLKNIKKIADMLHKEPMALRDRALIGGTYRNHIIICGYGPVGQKLVKMFKERNLLYVILEHDVKVVDDVIAKGEEAIYFANAAQKMVLSHFNVNACNAIIVTVENEIQRQLICENIASFNRDINSIVSVNNHAEEEFISALGIKHIINSRDTIADMLAEEALACHLKLTKE
- the ychF gene encoding redox-regulated ATPase YchF — translated: MGLGIGLVGLPNVGKSTTFNALTKAQNAESANYPFCTIEPNKAVVPVPDNRLDELAKIVNPERIQHSTIDFVDIAGLVAGASKGEGLGNKFLGNIRETEVILHIVRCFHDENIVHTEGSIDPIRDVEIIEQELLFADIDAVLKRIEMLKKKARGNDKDAKEQLEVAEALLAHIEEGHPVSTFADKESDGFLAMNKDLRLLTSKPIIYGANVDEDGLSEDNEYVKKLKAYAAERNSEVIKLCAKVEEDMVDFDDEEREEMLAELGVEESGLDQIIHKGFDTLGLMSYFTAGVKEVRAWTIRKGTTAPKAAAVIHNDFEKGFIRAEVISYEDFIACGGEAGAKEAGKSRLEGKEYIVQDGDVMHFRFNV
- a CDS encoding DUF302 domain-containing protein, with product MRKLLFIGLIGFALVGCDSKKGTFLETVKSENDHTTSVARLEKLIMDQGLTHFSTMDHRANARNVNMNLKPETVVVFGNPKMGTVLMNCNPSMGLDLPLRILVTTNYEGETSFIYTNPEYWSLKHNVKDKNCLNILTKAKIALAALAQEAGKK
- a CDS encoding DUF1456 family protein — protein: MQINTNEILYRIQKALNLTTEEMLEAYRLEDFPMDASHLESLLKRRQDKDFIPASYEELGVFLDGMVTLKRGPSPKKQNDEEAVELTNNLILKKLRIALELKEAETEIIFGLADVELSKQQLASLFRKEGHKNFKACSDELLMAFLEGLDEFYYTGEIE
- a CDS encoding exodeoxyribonuclease III, which encodes MSERNTLTFISWNVNGIRAVEKKEALKWIDEENVDFLGLQEIKAEADQIPETIFEREYKFQSINSSSNKGQSGVALYTDIKGEASCCSHVDILDEGRINEYHFGDIAYFNVYFPNGQRDDERLEYKMAFYDRFLEHINTLRDEGKSIIVCGDVNTAHKEFDLARPKANEKTSGFLPMEREWLDKLLSNGYIDTFRHVKGDETDRYSWWSYRAGARGKNVGWRIDYFFVSDDLKERIVDADILDHIMGSDHCPVKLVLKV
- a CDS encoding class I SAM-dependent methyltransferase; protein product: MAQEDKERWDEKWRNKPMPDEPIKLVSDYASLAPGLEALDIACGMGRHSRYLASKGFEVDALDISSVAIDQLQNIPHIHAKEVDFDTYTLPKEKYDLIICTYFLERRLFPQMIDALKPNGIILMETFLHHPDNERTTSNPAFLLNEGELEATFDETCELLQLPEFWDEDYQGYRTMKTSMVAKKKAAV
- a CDS encoding L,D-transpeptidase family protein; its protein translation is MTLFTLISMANAKNYFKTHDDMCDGTQTIQCTNDFNTVRNLQIALNRDKHINAKLKVDGRWGEKTKEAVIAFQTYYGLTHTDGWVGKETKSKLDKISKNIKFPKDKQVKHVKLMKYNNYADFRKHTNLRKSYSIYEDKKLLSKANGRNTKLKVDISEQRIRLYVDDKVALCAPCTTGAKRKLEPNTGIIRNQSTPKGTFCIKEKIADKRSTIFGKMYRGKKLVYKGDRRKYKGKKAKYVGASLKNWMRLTSGGIGLHASKYVKRYPGSNGCIRLPYKVSKTIFNKVRKGTPVSIVN